The following nucleotide sequence is from Zea mays cultivar B73 chromosome 1, Zm-B73-REFERENCE-NAM-5.0, whole genome shotgun sequence.
tatatatagagtttttcTCTCTTCTCTTTTCTATCCATTTTAATACTTTAAATAACAAATTTAACAAAACTAAAATATATACAATGCATCTGAGAGTATGATAAACATGTACATACAAAAATTAAAAGTAAAATATATCTCTAAGGCTATTTCTAGTAGATCTGATATCGCATCCAATATTTCTAACTTTACTCTATAAATAGTATCAAATAATGTCATCTACAGTTTCACGTCCCTATTTTACACTACCGGTTTAATATAGGTATTTATATATAGAGGATGAGATTCACATGACGCCTTGGAGAGAGATGAGATATAGAGGAGGTAATATTTTAGAGAAAATTGTAAAGCATGTTGATACAGATAATCTTACGGACGTCCACGGCCTCGGGTAAATCTGACTGACCAAAATTCTAAGGTCCGGCTGAGATGGGCTGGCCCACAGATTTCTGGTAAGACACGGAGAGGCACTCCACTTGCCGTCCTTTTTATCCGGACAACTACTCGCATTGCTGCATTCGACCTATATGGGCCATGGGCTATGGCCCAACATGCGTGGCGGAGAGGCGCTGAGAGCGGAGGGGTCGAACTCGAACTGCTGCTGTGCAGCTATCCACTCTCCAGTGCTCCACGCTCTCCAATTCTCTCTCGACCGCGGCATGGCCGCCGGCCTCTCATTCCCCCGCGCCGGGGCCCCGTTCATCCTCCTCCGCACCTCCTGTTTCTCTCCGTGGGCAGCTCTGGTGCCCCGCCGTCGACTTCTCTCTGGGCCTCCCACTGCCGGTGATCCCCCGCCCCCGGCGCTCCCGCCAACTTCGAAGCTCGCCGCCCCGCCGGTTGTGGGAACGCCGGAGCCCCCGCTGCCGTTTAGGGCCgtggaggcggagatccttcgcgATATTGACCCCGTCGTCCTGCTCATCAAGGATATCCTCCACTCCGATAGGTGATCACCTCCTTTCTCCGACAGCTGTAACGAACTTGGTGAAAATGGAAAAGCAGTGGTCGATTCTTTCCTCATGCCACATGCCTTCTAAGTTCTAACCAAGCTGTGTGCGTCCAAGCAGATACGGGGATGGCGAATGTCTCTGCCCAAGGGACGAAAATGTCGTCGTGGAGAAGCTCCTCTCCTACCATCCACGCGCGCAGGACAAAATTGGGTGTGGACTTGACGCTATAATGGTTAGTCAGCCAGCCACTAGTAACAGTTCGACAATTTTATTCACTACTAGAGTACTAGTTGTTATTGGTTTTCTGTTGAAAACATGGAATACCTGCCACGTGTTAGTAGCACCTCACAAAAAAAAAATACAGAATGAATTAATGATACGCTGATTGTTCTAGTTACTAGTTAGTGTCTTAGAGCATCTAAGAGACTCTTTATTTTTTACTCTCTATTTGACTCTTTATTTGTCTCTctataaatattaaactatatataTAACATCACATTCCAACAGACTCTCTAAAATGCAATTTAGCTTGGCTAGTGAGAGTTGCTggccaaatttggctagtgagGAAGTTAATTTAGAGAGCCAGATAGGTTAGCAAGTTAAATGACTACTCTGTTGGAGAGCTACTATGCTATTAattagctaaaatttagcttgacatgatatttagctagtctcttggagatgctcttattaGGCCAGTTTTATTTTAGGTGGAGCCTTGCAGCTAATCCGGTTCTTTGCCTCATTTGATTTGTGCTGCCCCTGATCAAACCGTGGTGGCTCAGACAACCAGCACTTCATTGTTGAAGATCTTTGTCATGTTGGTCAGGGCCGGGGCCAGCCATTGAATCTGTTATGTTCATCTCGTTTGTACCAATGGGGTCATTGCTAGTGCTGAACAG
It contains:
- the LOC100282044 gene encoding DCL protein, producing the protein MAAGLSFPRAGAPFILLRTSCFSPWAALVPRRRLLSGPPTAGDPPPPALPPTSKLAAPPVVGTPEPPLPFRAVEAEILRDIDPVVLLIKDILHSDRYGDGECLCPRDENVVVEKLLSYHPRAQDKIGCGLDAIMVDRHPEFRKSRCLFVVRTDGVWIDFSYQKCLRAYIREKYPSHADRFIREHFKRT